In the Fimbriiglobus ruber genome, GTTCGCGATAGCCTTCGTGGCGGTCGGGGGCGGCCGCGATAGCCCGGCGGGCGGCCCGGAGGACCAGCACCGGCAGCGCGAACTGATTATCTTCCGCCTGGGGCGGTTCGGGAGTGGCCGGGGTTACGAGGGGCCCGGCCACGGCTCCGAGAATAACTCGGAATTGCCACCTGTAAACGGAGTTCTGGAACTGGTCGACCGCCTTCCGTTGAATCCCTTCCGCGTACGCACTCCAAAGTTGGGCGTCGTCCACGTCCAAGGGGGTCGGCTGCGAGCGGTCGAGATACCGGTCCAGAAACTCTTTCTCCACCGGCGGTGCCGAAAACACCTTTCCGGCCGGCAGCGGTTCCTGGTCGGGGGCAAACGCCCTGCGGGCCGGATTGAATTGAAGACTTTGCAGCACGGTCAGCGGTATTTGCTCAGTCCCCCGCGCGAGGACGAGCGACCGCCCGTCCAGGTGCCACAGCACCCACGGGTTGTTGTCGCCGGTCACGGAAAACGCGATCACGTCGAGTTGTTCGACCGCCTTCGCGGCCACGAGATAATCCGCCCCTCGTGCCGCACATACTCCCCAAACCGCGGCCGGGTCGGGCCGCGTTTCCGGCGGGGTGATTCGGAGGGCGATCACCTTGCGGACGTCGAGGAAATCCGGGAATTCCGCCCGGTGGAACGTGTATCGACCGTCGATGAAGACTTTTTCGGCGGGCGCGAACCATGCGCAATGGTTTCCCAGATCAATACTCGCGTGGAAGCCGCGGACTGATTCCGGCAACGCGCCGCTGGCTCGCCACGCCGCGAGCGTTTGCGCCGTCCGCTTGAGCCCCGGGTCCGGTTCGGCGGCCCACTCGACCCGATTTTGGTAGGCAGGCTCGCCCAGAATCGGGTGTAACCACCCCGGGTACGCCGCCGCCACCATCGCCAACACCGCGATCACCGACAGCACGCGCAGCATCGCACACGACGTAAGCAGAATCCGCGTATTGGGGTTCGACCACGGACCGAGGCGGGTTCGGGCGAAAAGCGCGTTCAGGTGAGCCGCCGTGATCGGGATCACGACTATCGCGAAGAACGGGATCAGCACCACGTGCCTGAGGGCGAGCGCGCCGAACGCGACCCACAATAGAATGTGGGTGGCCCGGAGGCGTGTGAACCCCAGGACGAGCGCGACCGTCCCGGCGGCGAACACGAGCGCGGCGGCCAATCCGTTCGCGCTGTAACCGCGGCTCGAAGATTTCATGTACCGTTCGTCGATCGGCGACAGCGCCAGCCGACTCAGTTCCCGGTCGTCGACCGCGTCGGGCGGCAAGGTGAAGCCGAGTTCCATCGGGACCAGTTGCGTGACCGCCTCGACCGGATCGCGGACCACGGCGGCCACAAACATCGGATTCAACAGGCTCGCGACGACGCCCAACAGGGTCGCGCGGGCGAGCGACGGGAGCGGGAGCGCCGCCGGGAACGCGGACGTGCCTTCCGCGGTCGCCCGGTCGTCCGTTTCGTTGCGCGACAGGAAGCGGTTCAGCCACTCGCCAGCCCACGTCAGCGCCACGGTGAGCGGCCCCAGGAAGAACCATACGTCCGTACACGCCCAGATCCAGAAGAGCCCGGCGAGGACGGCCGGCCACCGCCACGACCCGGGCTGCCATTCGGCCCGGAACAGGATCAAAAGAGTCAGGGACAAAAATAACATGGACCCGACGACCGGCCGCAAGGAACCGTAAGGCGCGGCGGCCAAGACCCCGACCGCGCTCAACACCACCCACGGCAGCATCGATTGCCCCGGGCGGCGGATCAGGAGCAGGCACCCGAACGCCGCCGCGAAGACGACCGCTTTGACCGCCACGAGGGCGGCACCGGTCTGGTCGGCCGCGTAAAGGGCGTAGGCGCCGAGGTCAAAGAGCCACGACGAGTTGACCCACGGGCGGTCCGCGCCCGTGTAACTAAACGGGTCCTTGCCGGGGTGAAAGTCCCCGTGCGAGAGCAAACGCCCGTTCGCCAGGTGCAGCCACAGGTCCGAGTTTCGCGCGAGGAACGACGCGGCGAGAAACCCCGCCACGAGAACCAAGATCGCGACCGCGAAATCGACCGCCCCGAACCACTCCGGCCACGTCGCCGGGGCGGCCGGATGGGGCGCGGAAGCCGCGGGCTTTTCCGACGGATTGACCGGCCCGGGCACGATAGTGGCGTCGGCCGTTAGGGTCGGCGCCGGCGGTGCGGAGGGTTCCGCCGCGGGGGGTTGGGCGGGCGGGGTGGGTTCCGGGGTCGGGCTGGCCTTCACGAGCGGTCCTCGGCCGGGGGGAGCCTACGAACGGCGGCTGGCGACCGCCCATGCGTCCTGTCACCGTAGATACCCCGGGGTGCGGGGGCAAGGAGGCGGCGATCCGGCGCGCACGCCGCCCTTGGACGGGTACGCCAGTCGGGCTTGTCAAGTTCAGCTAAATCCGCTCCAATCAGGCGACGCAGACGACACGCCCGCACGGACGCGGTCGACGTACGCGCTCACCTCAAGGGGTTCGAGCCGGAAGCTCGCGGATGTCGTCCACCCCGCTACCTAACCGTTGGCCCAAGAATTCCGCCGCGGGCGGAACGTCGTGGGCGCGACTGGACGTCCGCTTCGGGACGGGCCGCCCGGTCGGGTACGCGCTGGACGGCGACCTGTTTCGGATCGGCGGCGCGGCCGCCGCCGAGGTCCGCATCCCCGGCGCGGGCATTCCGCCCCTCGTCTGCCAGTTTTTCCGCGCGGTCGACGAGCTTTGGCTCCGGCGACTCGATCCGGCTTACCCCATCTTCTTGAACGGCGAGTCCGTGCCCGGGTCGACGCCGATCCGCGTCGGCAACGGCGACAGAGTGTCGGCCGGCCCGGTCGAAGTGACCGTCGCCACGGTCGTCGACGACTATCTCCGCCCCGAATTCGTGCCGGCCACCCCGCCATCCACCCGCACCACCACGGAACCGGACGAGCGGGACGACCTCGCCCGGCTCCGGGCGCAACTCGACGCCGAGGCGCAAGCGCTCGACGCGGAACGCGCCGAATGGCTCCGCCACCGCGAGGAAATTGAAGCCGAGGGCCGGCGGGTGCGCGACCTCGCGGCCGGGACGACCGCGCGGGAACACGACCTCGCCCGGCGCGAGACGGCGGTCGCGAACATGGAGCAAGAACTCGCCCGCGTCCGGGACGAGTTGTCATCTCTCCGCGAGAATCTGAACAGCCAGTACCACGAGCGCCGCGAACAACTGGCCCAGATGCAGGACGTGGTTCGCGGTGCGACGGCCACGCTCCACGAGCGCCGGCAGCAGTTCGAGGCCGACTCCGGGCGACAGCGGCAAGACCTCGACGCCCGCGAGGCCCGCCTGGGCGAGCAACTCCGGGCCGCCGTCGCCACCCGGCTCGCGGAACTCGAAACCGACTTCCGCACCCGCCAGGAACAACTCGACGCCGAACACCGCAACCGAGAGGCGACGACCTCCCTGGTCGTTCTGCCGCCGTCCGACACCGAACGAGCGCTCAAGGATCGGGAAACCGAGGTAGCCGCCCGCGCGGAGCAGTTGCGCGCGGACCGCGACGCTTACCGCGCCGAGCGCGACCGCCACGCCGACGACCTGGTGCGGCTCGACCGGTGGCAGGCTACGCTCGACGACCGTCAGCGGGAACTCGATCACCGGGCCGCCGAAGTCGACATGCGGCACGACCAACTCGCCCGCGAGTCGGTGGAATTGGAGGAACACGTCCGGCTGGCGGCCGCGGAACACGAGCGGCAGGTCGCCGAGGCGGCCCGGCTCGAAGCGTTTCGTGTGGAATTGGAAGAACATCGTGGGAAAATCGGCAACCGGTCCGCCCAGCTCGAAGCCCAACAGGCGATGCTCGCCGTACTCCGCGCACGGCTCGACCGGCAACAGGAGGACGTGCGGCACGAGGCCGCGCAACTGGCCGCTGACCGTGCCCGCCAGGACGAGGCCAGGCTCGATCTGGAGAGCCGCATCCGCGAAGCCGAGCGGCTCCGGGCGGACCTGACGACCGCCCACGAAACCCACGCCGAAAAGCAAAAGATCGTCGACGACCGCGGGGCATTGCTCGACGCGACCCTGGCCGACATCCGTCAACAGAAGGAAGCCGTCGCGGTCGATCAGGCTCGTCTGGCGGCCCGTGAAACGGAACTCGACGCCCGGTCGGCCGAGATCGCCGAACAGACCGCTCACCTCGCCGCGCGGGTCGCCCAGGTGATGGATCTGCAAGAGCGGCTTGAAACCGACCGGACCTCCGTCCGGTCCCGCGAAACGACGCTCGCGGACGTGGACGCCGCCCGGCAAACATTCCAGGAACAACTCCGCCGCCGGTCGGACGAGTTGGCCGCCCGAGCCAAGCACCTGGACGAACTCGCGCACGGGCTGACCAGTGACAAAGCCGGTCTCGACCGGGAGCGGGACGAATTCCGCGCGACCCGCGAGGCGACCGATCAGGCGCTGACCGCCGCCCGCAACGACCTGGCGGCGCGGGCGGCCGACCTCGACCGCCGCGCGGGCGAGTTGGCCGCCCGGGAGGGAACCCTTGAACGACAGGTCGCCCGGCTCAAGGAAGTCGGGCGGGCGGTCGGGGCGGCGCGGAAAGAATTGTCCGCGTCCCGCCGCCAGTGGGAGGCCGACCACGCCGTCGCCGCCGATCGACTCCGCGGCGACCGTGAGGCGATCGAAGCGTTCCACGGCCGCGCGCAAGGCGATCTCGACGCCCTCCGACGCGAGGCGCCCAATTTGGAAGATCGTGCGCGGGCGGCCGTCGAACGGCTGACCGCGGCGCGCGACGTCCTCCGCGGGCACCTGGGCGAACTCCACGGCTACGCCGGCCAAGCACGCGGTGAGTTGGACAGGCTCCGGGCCGACCTGCGGGCCGAGGCCGACCGCGTCCGCGCCGGCGAGCAAGCCCTTGAGGCCGCCCGGTCCGAACACCGCCTCGGTGTGGCGGGGTTCCGGCAGCAACTTCTCGAGTGGCAAGCGTTGGTCGGGGATTTGAAGCAGACGATGGCCCGCAGCGAGTCGCGGATCGAGGCGCGGCACGCCGAGATCTCCGCCGCCGTCCAGCACGCGGACGAGACCACGATTGCCCTCGCCCGGCAGGCCGAAGAATTGCGGCAGGAACGGCAAATCGTCACCGAGCGGCGAACCGAGGTCGAACGCCACCTGGCCGAGATGCGCGAATGGTACCGCCGCAAACTCCGGGAACTCGCGGCCGGCCGCGCCGAAAAAGCGACCGCCGACGCCGAACCGTCCCTACTGCTCATGCAACCTGCCGCGGGCAATCTCGCGGGAGGCGACGCGGACGGGGATCTCGACCCGGGCGACAAGCACCTGGGCGAGTTGTTGCAATCGCTGGATCTGGTCGACCCGGACACGCTTCGCGGGCTCTGGGCCGAGGCGACCCGCCAGCGGCGGACGCTCCGCAACGTCCTGCTCGCCAGCGGCGCGATCACGCTTTACCAGTTAGCACTGATCGAGGCCGGGAACCTGGACCGACTCATGCTCGGCCGGTTCCGCGTGGTCGACCGCGTCCGAGTCACGTCGAAGGAGGCGGTTTACCGGGTGTTCGATCCAACCCGCCCCGGCGGGCCGACGCGCGGCGTGTTTCTCCTGCGGCATCTGGCCGAAGCCGAGATGGAGGACGCGGTCCGCCCAGACGAGTTCCGCCAGATGTTCGCCGCGGCAGCCAGTGCCGCGCACCAGAACTTGGCCGCGACGCTTGAAGTGCTCGAAATCAACGGCCGCCCAGCCGTCCTCCAGGAATGGCTGGCCGGTCTGTTTAGCGCCGATTGGCCGGCCGACGCCGCGGTTCCGGGCGCGTGGGTCAGGCTATTATCCAACGCCGCGGCGGCGCTCGAGGCCGCCCACCTCGCCGGGCTGACCCACGGGCGGCTGACAGCCGACTCGATCCTGCTCACCGCCGACGGCGTACTCAAGGTGACCGGCGTGGGCGAGCCGGAGTGGTTGACTGGCCGCGTTTCCCCGACGGGCGACCCGACGCCGGAAACCGACCTCCGCGCACTCGGGCAGGTGGCATTCGCGTGGCCCAACTCGGCCAGGCACCGACCGGCCGCCGCCGCGGGTCGCGATCCAAAGCGTTCCCCGAGTCGCTCATGGCCGTGGTACGCCGACTCGAAGCCGATCCCGAAACACCGATGGCCGACACCGTGGCCGGTGCCGTACCCTACCGCAGCGCCGAAGACCTAGTCGCTGACCTGGGCCGCCTCGCCGCCTTGTTCCCGTGTCCGCCGGACGCCTGGGAGCGGCTCATCCGGCACGCCGGTGAGAACGCCACTGATAGCGGCGGGAACTCCGGCCCGGTGCGGCAGTCCGCGTGAACGCGGGCCGCGTCAACCGATCACGACCAGATTGTCCCGGTGGATCAGTTCGACGTAAGGAAAGTTACCCAGCACTTCTTCGATTTGCTCAGTCTTCAAACCCGCGATTTTCGTCGCGGCGTCGGACGGGTAGTTCGTGAGACCACGGGCCACCTCCGTTCCCTCACTCGTACACACGGCCACCACATCGCCTTTGCCGAAGTCGCCCTTCACCCCGCGGACGCCGACCGGGAGCAGGCTGCGGCCCTGGCTCAGGGCTTTTTCCGCGCCGGCGTCGATCGTCAGTGTCCCCTTGGGTCGGGCCGTGTACCCGAGCCACCGCTTCCACGCGGGCATGGCTTCGCCGTGTGGCAAAAACAGTGTGCCGACTGGTTCGCCTGCGAACACCGAGTCGAGAACGCCGTCGGTTGATCCGTTCGCCATGATGACGGCTCCGCCCGCGTTCGTCGCAAGTCGGGCGGCCGACAGCTTGCTTCGCATCCCGCCCGTGCCGAGCGTACTCTTCGTCGCCCCGGCCATGTCCGTGACCGCCCGGTCGATGTGCGGTACGGTCGTGACGAGCCTGGCGGTCGGGTCTTCGCGCGGGTCGGCGTTGTAGAGGCCGTCCACGTTCGTGAGCAGCACGAGCAGCGGCGCCTGGAGCAGGTTGGCGACCATCGCCGCGAGGTGGTCGTTGTCGCCGAACTTGATCTCGGCCACGCTGACCGTGTCGTTTTCGTTGATGACGGGCAGGCAGTTGTATTCGAGCAGCGTGAGAATCGTGTTCCGCACGTTCAGGTAGCGGGCTCGGCTGTCGAAGTCGCCGGCCGTGAGGAGTAACTGTGCGGTGTGGACGCCGTGCGGATTAAGGCACTCCTGGTAAAGCTGCATGAGGGCCGACTGGCCGACCGCGGCGCACGCCTGGAGGTGCGGCAGGTCGGCCGGCCGCTTGCCGAGCCCGAGCTTGCCGACACCCGCCCCGATCGCCCCCGAGCTAACCAGCGCGACCCCACGGCCAGCCGCGCGGACCCGCTGGACCTGATCGGCGAGCGACTGAATGCGTGCGCGGTCCAGGTGCCCGGCCGCGTCTGCGAGTACGTTGGTCCCCACCTTGATGACCACGGTGCCGGCCCGAGCCAAAATGTCGCGCCGCGTCGAATCCACCATCTGCGTCAGTCCTTTGCTCTTGCTACCTGTGACCGCGTCGAAACGCTGATCGAGCCGTCATGCTGCTTTATATCTGCGGCCGGCGAAGTGGATTCTGGGCGAAGAAATGCGTCGTCAAACGGCCCGAATGTGCCGCACGACTTCCGGCTTCACGACTCGCGCGACCGGGCTATCTGTTTCGATTTCCAACCCGTCGAAACTCATGTCCCGGAGGCGACCGACGACGGCCGTTCCGTCGTGAAGGTCACAGGAAACGAGTTGCCCGACCAAGCCAATACGCCGCTTCCACGCCGTTTCGAGCGTGAGCAGGTCGCCGGTCACGAGCCGGCTGTATTCGGCATCAAGGCACTGGATGACCGCGGCGGTCGCCGCCCGCGATTCAAACGGCTGACCGGAGACCAGTGCTAGCGAGGTGGCGTCCGGCAGGCCGGCGGCCGCGAAATCGTCGGCCGTCTGGTTGAGGTTCAATCCCATGCCGGCGACCACGCCGGTCTTCTGCTCGATGAGGATGCCGCAAACCTTCTTGCCGCTAATAAATACGTCGTTCGGCCACTTGATTCGCGCTTCGACGCCGGCCAACTCGCGAATCGCGGCCGCGACGCCGACGGCCGCCCAAGCCGTCATGATGACCGCGCGGCGTAACTCGGGCGGCGGGAACAGCAACACCGACATCAACACCGCCACCCCGGGGCGGCTCTCCCAGATACGGCCGTACTGACCGCGGCCAGCGGTCTGGAAACCGGCGACGACTACGATACCGTCGTTCGCCGGATCGGAAGCGAGTTCAGCCGCCACGTCGTTCGTGCTGGCCACGGACTCGTAAGCGAACGCCCGCCGGCCGACGTGCCGTGTGTCGAAATGCCAGGGAGTGGGTTCCAATTTCAGATCCCGTAATCGATTGACGACCCGTCCTGTTGGGATAGAGACCGGGCATCGAGAATCGTTATTTCCCACCGGATGGCAAAGGCACCTGGGTTTTCCCACTCAGGTACGCGATCAGATCTACCACCTGGGCCCGGGTCATCGAATCGAGTTGCCCTTCCGGCATGATGGACGTGGGCGTGTCCTTGACCGATTCCAGGTCGGCGGCGGGGAGTGCGATCTTCTCGGTCGCCGTCTGGATCACCAGGCGGGTCGCGCTCCGTTCTGCCACGATCCCGGTAATCACCCGGCCGTCCACCGTGGTCACGATGGACATCCGGTAATCCCGGGCGACCTCGGCGCTCGGGTCGATGATGTTCGACAGGAGGTAGTCGAGGTCGGATCGATTGGAGCCGGTCAAGTCGGGGCCGATCGCGCCGCCTTCGCCGTAAAGTTTGTGGCACTGTTGACAGGTCTTGGAAAAGACGAGCCGGCCGTCTCGCGGGTCCGCCGATTTCATGGCAACCGGCCCGAGCCAGGACTTGAACTTGGTCAGTTGTTCCTTCTTGGCCCCGGCTGTCTCCCGCACCTCACCCCAGACCTGACGGAGCCGGTCACTCAACCCGCGGTCGCCCATTGCGTAAAGCTGACGGGCGGTGAAGGCCGTGATGTCGGCACGCGGAATGACCTTCCGGTCAACTGCGTCCAATAAGGCGAGAGCGGAGTCCTTGCGGGCCGCGAGGGTCGCTACGATGGCCGATTTCTCGTCGGCCGTCAGGCGGGGATAGAGCGCCAGGAGCTTGGCCGCGGTTGCGTCGTGCGGGTACCCGGCCAAGCCCCTGATCGCGGTAAGCCGGATCGCCGGGTCGGTCAGCGCGGCTTGTAAGGTGGGAGCCAGGTCGGGGACGTGGTGTTCGATCAGAGAGTTGAGTGCGGCGACGCGGTCGGCGGCCGAGGCACTGGCGTTCCCGGCTGCCTTACGAAGATCGGCTGCCGCTTGCGGATCGCCGAGAACGAGCGCGAATGTGACCGCTTGCTCACGGATGGCCTGGTCCGCGCTCTGATTCAACATCTTGTAAGTGGCCGGCCAGTTCGCCGGCATTGGCATCTGCTTCCGGCCTTGAATCCCCTCTCGGATACCAACGAGCAGGTCGAGTTGCCGCTTTGCGTCAGACCTGGCGAGCGCGGCCACGAGTGGTGAAAGATCGCCGGACGGACCCGCGGCCGCCACCGCGTCCACCACGCGACGAGCGATGAACTGACGGACGAGCGGTATCTCGGCTGCGACCGCCAGACCGAGCGCCCTGGCGACGTTCGCCGAGACGAGTGGCTCAATGCCATACCAGTCCATGAGTGGCAGGCTGGCATCGGCGGCGTCTTCGGAGTGACTCAGGAGGCCTTCCGCGATCCCCCAACGGTCTTCAGCAGGCAAGCGTTGGAGGGCTGACGCAAGTCTGACTCGGACGACCTGGGAAGGATCGGATTTCGCCATGGCCCGAAACCGTGTTAAGGCGTCCGCCGGGGGCGCTCCCGTCTCACAGAGGAGTTGGATCGCCCAGGCTCGGAGCTGTTCTTCACGGTCGCCCAATAACTCACAGAGGCGTTTGGCGTCGAGCCGGTTAATGACGTGCAACGCCCAGAGTGCTCGCAATCGCAGCGGAACCGCGACCCATCGAGAATCAATCAGAATCTCGGTCAACGCGTCTCGGACTTTTTTCAAATCCCTATTCGGCTGCGCGGCGCGCTCCTGCAATAGCAGGCGGGCGTGGCGGACATACCAGTCATTGGGGTGGAATTGGTGGTCAGCTAGTTCCACGTCGGACAGCTTCGTGAGGTCGACCGGTTTGCGGTTGGGATTCCCATAACTGATTCTGTAAATCCGACCGTTGTCGGTGTGGGGCGTAAGGGTGTGACATTCGCCCGTGTCCGACCAGTCAGAGACAAGAACGCTGCCGTCCGGGCCGGTGCGGAGGGTCACACCCATGAACCACGGGTCGGCCGCGATCATGAGATCTTTGTCGTGGCTCGCGGTGTAACCGGACCCCTTTGGTTTTAAGACGTCGTTGTTGATCCGGCGGCCGTGGATGTTGCAGAGCAGGACGGTATTTCGGTAGGCGGGCGGGAACTGGTTCGCCAAGTAAACGAGGGTGCCGCAATGGGCGTGACCACCGCCCATCGCCAGGGTCTCTTCGGTCTCACCCCGCATCGACTTGGGCTTCCCGCTCGGGTAATGCAAGTGATCGGCGATCGTCGGGATGCGATCGTAGGCGTACAGACTCGACGGTCGATTTCGCCACGGCTCGTAGTGACCGCCCTGGATCATGTGGAACAGGTGGGGGTTGACGCAGTTCGAGACGAAGCACTGGCCGAAGTCGTCGAAATCGACGCCCCACGGGTTCGTCGTCCCGTCCGCGAAGTTCTCGAACACCAGTCTGGTCGGGTGAATCCGGTAGACGCCGCCGTCGCAGTGGATGCGTTGGGCGGCCGGCGTTCCGGGCCGCCCAACGTCAGACGGACTGGTCCGGCCGTGGCCACCGTAGAGCCAGCCGTCCGGCCCCCAGGTGAAGCCGTTGACGAGGTTGTGCCGACTCTCCTTGTAGCCGAAGCCGTCGAACAGGAGTTCGGGCGGACCGTCGGGCTTGTCGTCGCCGTCACGGTCGGGGATGAAGTAGAGCCCCGGCGGCGAGACGACCCAGACGCCGCCGAAGCCGACCTCGATGCCGGTGATGTAGTTGAAGCCTTCGTAAAAGACTTTGCGCGTCTCCGCCCGGCCGTCGCCGTCGCGGTCTTCGAGGATGACGACGCGGTCTTTCCCGGTCGGCTTCCAGGTGCCGTAGTTCATTGCCTCGGCGACCCATAACCGGCCCCGCGCGTCGGTACAGAACGAGATCGGCTGAACCACCTCCGGCTCGGCCGCGACCACGCTCATGCGGAAGCCGTCCGGCAGGACCGCCCCCCGAGCCGCCTTCTCAGCAGGCAACGGCCCCGGCGTCGGGTCGGCTGCGGAAGCCACAGTGGGTAGGACGAGTCCCAGGGTCAACAACCACGTTCGCACGCTTCCGCCCTCCGACTGATGACATGTAAGATTTTTCGCCGCAGATAAGTTGTGGGGGCACGTTTCCAACGTGCCCAGCCCCACCACCCCTTGGGCACGTTGGAAACGTGCCCCCACAACTGGATTAATTCTTCGCAGCGGCTTTGAAATGAAATGCGGGCTTACCGGTGATATCGGTGCTGGTAAAGCTCGGGCACCAGTAGCGCTCGACGTGTTCGACCACGCGGTCGGTGCCGTCGAAATGCGTGCCACCCGGCGGGCGGTCGGGGCAGTACATGGTGTCCGTCATGTCGCGGACGAGGGCCACGTTCTTCCCGAGCCGGACCATCTGGCGAATGGCGAACGGACGGCCGAGGACGCACATGTTGAGGTGAACGCCACACAGGATGACGTTGTCGATCTTTCGCTCGGCGAGCAGGTTCCAGGTCTCCTGGCCGTCGTCGGTGATCGCATCCGCGTCGGCAATGGTGATGGCGGCTGTCTGCCGGGTCCAGGGCGAACGGATCGTGCATTTCAGTTTGCAGTCGCAGCCCATATCCGAGTCGTCGATCGGCAGGACGCCCTCCCGCTTCGAGTCCGGCCAGTTCCAGGCCGTGCCCCACCGCTCGGCCGTCACGAGCGGGACGGGCGTCGGGGCGTGCGGGGCGGTCTGGGCCCGCTTTCGCTGGGGCGTGTCCTTATAAAACCCGGTGCAGGTACTTGGGGCGTGGATGATGAATACGCCCTTCGCCCGCGCCGCCTTCAGCATCTCGTTCATCGGCCCGGCCAGTTCGCCGACGCGGTCGGCCGCCGACTTGCACCAGTGGTCGTCCCACATGTCGCAGACGATGATGGCCGTCTTCTTCGGATCCCAGGCGGCTTTCGTTTCCACGGCGGCCGCCGGAGCCTGACCCGGGGTTGCGGCCCGCGACCGAAGGGTGACGTTCAACGGAGCGTCCTCGCTGCGGACATCGGTTGGCGTGAGAAGAGAAAGAGCGACCCCGAGGACGGGGAGAAGGCGACGAGTGGAACCGTTCACACAAGGCTCCTCGGAAAGCGAGACGGCGGGTCGGACGGAATGGCGTGGTGGTTAACTCTATTTCAAGTGATGTAATGTTGCCAGTTAGTTCGCCGATCGGCACCGGGGCCATGAGCCGCGATGACCGAGGCCGGGCCGAGTAATCGAATGACCCGGGCCGGTTGCAAGATGTCAGGCAATCGGCAGTTGATGGTCGAGCCACTTCCGACAATGGGGTATGGTCGCGGGGCATTTTTTGCATTTATTGCGCGGAAACTCCCGTTTTCGGACCGGGCGGGTCGCCACGACTGTCGAGCCGTGGCAACGCGGGGCATTTTTTGCATTTATTGCGCGGAAACCTCTGTTTTCGGGCCGAGCGGACCGCCACAGTTATTGAGGCGGTTGATGAGGCTGACGTATTTGCCGTCGCCCCCCTTATTTCACGGCCACGACCCCGGTCGGCGCCAGCGTCGCACGGCCGGGCAGCGTCAGAATCCGCCCCTGGACTCGGGTGGCGTACGAGGGGAGTGTCGCCGCCGCCCACTCGGGGACCGTATCCCACATCCGCCGCACGAGGAACCCGTCGAGCGTCATGTCTTCCTTGGGCACAGAAAAGCGCCCCTGAGGGGGGTGGTTGTCGTGGGTGACGTCCGGCGCGTTCCAGATGACGGTTCCGTCTTGAATCAGCGATGTTTCAATCGTGACCTCCATCGTCCGGGCGAGGTCGGTCGGCTTCGCGAACGGCGACGGCGGACCGAAGCCCCGGGCGGTGGTGAATTCCATCCGCTTGCCGGTGTCTCGCTCCTTCACCTTGATCCGCACTTTGAGTTTCGCGTCGTCGGTCACCTCGATATCCCGGTTGGCCCACGCCGCCTTGATTTCTTCGGGTCCCTTCTTCATTGCCGCCTCCGCGTGCGTGCCCGAAAAATCGAGTTCGAGGCTGACGGCCGTGTCGGGTTTGATAAGCGATTCTTTGCCATCCAGCACCTTCGAAATCCGGGCCTGAGCATCCGACCCAGGCAAATCCGCGGCCACGAGTACGGCTCCCTTTTTGGCGTCGTCGCCGACCGTGTACCACACCCGCCCGTCGGGTCGTTGAGCCGCTTCCTTCCAACCCGGGCCGGTCGCGGTATAAGACCAAATCATCGTCTTCAGGGCCGGGGAATAGAGCTGCTTGTTGTTGAAGAGCAGGTGTTGCCCGACGTAAACGGGCTTCGGTCCTTCCTGGAAGTCGGACGTCATCGAAACGAGGTCGATCCGCTTGCCGGTCGCCAGGTTCCAGCGGACGAGTTTCATTCCCACACCGGACCTGGTCAATACGGCCGCCGCCTCCTGCCCGTCCGGGCGAATCGCGAGCGTGACGGCCGCGGCGGTGGTGGACGTTTGGAAGCCGGGTACCAGGTCGCCGGCGGGTTCTCCGGTGGCGGCATCCAGGAACCGGAACGTCCCATACTGGAAGCCGTAGAGGTACTGTCGACCCGGGGTCAGGCCGAGGGCGACGAACCCGGCGGCCTGCGTCGTGTAGACCATTTTCCCGGCCGCGAGATCCCAGCCGATTACATCGCCGGCGGGGTTGACCGT is a window encoding:
- a CDS encoding FHA domain-containing protein, with amino-acid sequence MSSTPLPNRWPKNSAAGGTSWARLDVRFGTGRPVGYALDGDLFRIGGAAAAEVRIPGAGIPPLVCQFFRAVDELWLRRLDPAYPIFLNGESVPGSTPIRVGNGDRVSAGPVEVTVATVVDDYLRPEFVPATPPSTRTTTEPDERDDLARLRAQLDAEAQALDAERAEWLRHREEIEAEGRRVRDLAAGTTAREHDLARRETAVANMEQELARVRDELSSLRENLNSQYHERREQLAQMQDVVRGATATLHERRQQFEADSGRQRQDLDAREARLGEQLRAAVATRLAELETDFRTRQEQLDAEHRNREATTSLVVLPPSDTERALKDRETEVAARAEQLRADRDAYRAERDRHADDLVRLDRWQATLDDRQRELDHRAAEVDMRHDQLARESVELEEHVRLAAAEHERQVAEAARLEAFRVELEEHRGKIGNRSAQLEAQQAMLAVLRARLDRQQEDVRHEAAQLAADRARQDEARLDLESRIREAERLRADLTTAHETHAEKQKIVDDRGALLDATLADIRQQKEAVAVDQARLAARETELDARSAEIAEQTAHLAARVAQVMDLQERLETDRTSVRSRETTLADVDAARQTFQEQLRRRSDELAARAKHLDELAHGLTSDKAGLDRERDEFRATREATDQALTAARNDLAARAADLDRRAGELAAREGTLERQVARLKEVGRAVGAARKELSASRRQWEADHAVAADRLRGDREAIEAFHGRAQGDLDALRREAPNLEDRARAAVERLTAARDVLRGHLGELHGYAGQARGELDRLRADLRAEADRVRAGEQALEAARSEHRLGVAGFRQQLLEWQALVGDLKQTMARSESRIEARHAEISAAVQHADETTIALARQAEELRQERQIVTERRTEVERHLAEMREWYRRKLRELAAGRAEKATADAEPSLLLMQPAAGNLAGGDADGDLDPGDKHLGELLQSLDLVDPDTLRGLWAEATRQRRTLRNVLLASGAITLYQLALIEAGNLDRLMLGRFRVVDRVRVTSKEAVYRVFDPTRPGGPTRGVFLLRHLAEAEMEDAVRPDEFRQMFAAAASAAHQNLAATLEVLEINGRPAVLQEWLAGLFSADWPADAAVPGAWVRLLSNAAAALEAAHLAGLTHGRLTADSILLTADGVLKVTGVGEPEWLTGRVSPTGDPTPETDLRALGQVAFAWPNSARHRPAAAAGRDPKRSPSRSWPWYADSKPIPKHRWPTPWPVPYPTAAPKT
- the proB gene encoding glutamate 5-kinase — protein: MVDSTRRDILARAGTVVIKVGTNVLADAAGHLDRARIQSLADQVQRVRAAGRGVALVSSGAIGAGVGKLGLGKRPADLPHLQACAAVGQSALMQLYQECLNPHGVHTAQLLLTAGDFDSRARYLNVRNTILTLLEYNCLPVINENDTVSVAEIKFGDNDHLAAMVANLLQAPLLVLLTNVDGLYNADPREDPTARLVTTVPHIDRAVTDMAGATKSTLGTGGMRSKLSAARLATNAGGAVIMANGSTDGVLDSVFAGEPVGTLFLPHGEAMPAWKRWLGYTARPKGTLTIDAGAEKALSQGRSLLPVGVRGVKGDFGKGDVVAVCTSEGTEVARGLTNYPSDAATKIAGLKTEQIEEVLGNFPYVELIHRDNLVVIG
- a CDS encoding biotin--[acetyl-CoA-carboxylase] ligase, which encodes MEPTPWHFDTRHVGRRAFAYESVASTNDVAAELASDPANDGIVVVAGFQTAGRGQYGRIWESRPGVAVLMSVLLFPPPELRRAVIMTAWAAVGVAAAIRELAGVEARIKWPNDVFISGKKVCGILIEQKTGVVAGMGLNLNQTADDFAAAGLPDATSLALVSGQPFESRAATAAVIQCLDAEYSRLVTGDLLTLETAWKRRIGLVGQLVSCDLHDGTAVVGRLRDMSFDGLEIETDSPVARVVKPEVVRHIRAV